The Methanoregula sp. genome includes the window CCGTTAAGGGATTTCGCAGGTGATCGCCAAGAATCGCAAACTGTTCTATGTTCTTTTCTATCTGCTGGTACACGTGCCCTTTGATCTGGTCCATCTGCACCTGTTCGGTTATGTCAAGGCCAAACCCGATGACCCCTCGTATCTCACCCGCAGCATCCCTCTGGGGAAAATAATCCAGCTTCAGGGTTTTTTCTTCCGATGAGGGCATGCGAAGGGATTTCATCACCCCTTTTCTCATCATCCCGGATGCGGCAACTTCCGCGCAGTCAATGCTACTCCCGTCGTTATCGTGGAAGAGTGCGGATACCTTTTTCCCGGTTGCAGAAGCACCGGAAAGAGCGAAGAAATCTGAAAAGAAGTGGTTGTGCCACACGAGTGTGCCGGTGGTATCGGTGATGAATACCATCGCGGGAAGGGAATCAAACAGTGTCCGGTACATATCTTCGGATACCAGGTTCAGCGTATCCATAAACAGGTCCCTTGTTGTATCTGATCTTCACTTATATCCCGGGATAATAAGGATATGGATGCCGGGGGGCCTCACCTGCCCTTACCTCTCCCCACTCATGGAGGGGCATGAGACTTCCCTCTTTTAAAACTGGCTCATTTTGCCAAAATACGCCTGAAATGGGCTCTTTACAGTTTCAGGGGCTATACCAGATCTGAATATATTCTCAAAAATCGGGAATTCTGGATCAGGTATTTGGAAATACGCAATTATTGAGCGATTTATAACAAAATACCCCCGTTTGTCAGGTTAAAATGATCCCTAATGGTACCTTTTGGATGCAGGATCGGCATTAAGATATCCTGTACTCAGTGAATCGAAAACAAACCCCTGTTTCAAAAGTCAGTTTGACGCATTCCGTCAACTCCAGGATTTATCCTCTTCCTTCCGCCCTGTTCCCGAACCCCGGGGCAACGTTGTGCATGATAATCTCAGCCTTCCGGATGAGCTCGTCAGGCATTTCGGTTACACCCCCCATTCGTTAGCATTATTAACTCCCGATCAAGATTATGATTGAAAACAACCGTTCCGGGAACTGCCATGGACTCAGGCTACGCAAATACCGTAAAATATCACAAATGCCCTTCCTGCGGAGCAGATGTACTGTCAACCATGCAGTTTTGTGTGAACTGCGGTGCCCGGATGCCGGGGCGCACCTGCCCCCACTGCAACGCACCCATTATCGGGAATCCGGAGTTCTGCAGGAATTGCGGAAAATCCCTTGTCCCCTCGAAGAAGTGCCCGAAATGCAATATCCCGATCACGGGAAACCCGGAGTTCTGCAGGAACTGCGGGGCACCGCTTCTTGAATCCCGCAAATGCCCTTCCTGTGGTGCGGTCATCAGTAAAGATGCGAAATTCTGCAACGGGTGCGGGAGAGTGATGGGACAGGAAAGCCCGACTGCGGGGATAGATGCCGCCCTGATGGAAAAAGCGCAGGAACTCCTGGCAATGGTCGGACGGTTCGGAACAATACCGGACCCGCCAAACCCGGATATGAATACGTACAATCCGTCATCCCTGAAAAAAACGGTCACCACCATGGAGAAATTCCTGCAGACCGCAACGCCGGATCTCACCATCTCCCTCAGCCGCCTGTACCTGAACCTCGCAACCTGGCATAAGATGGAGATCCAGATCACCAATACCGGAAAAGCGCACGCGTTTTTCGTCACCCTTGGCTTCTCAAGTGATTTTGAGACCCGGCGGATCAAACCCATCACGGTTGAGGCGGGAAGTACACAGATCGTTGAGATCGGTATCATGCCAAAGACGCAGGGCAATATCCCTATCGAAGTCACCCTGCATTACAAGGACGGCAACAACCGGGATTACACCAGGACCAGTGACTTCTGGATCGATGTCCAGCCCCAGTCCAGTACGCCCCACATCTTCAAACCGGAAGAGGATATGCAGCCATCATCAACTCCTCCGGTAACACCACGGACCTCACAGCCCCCTATGACTTCGGGCCCCGTCACCATGCGAACGCTGCCTCCGGAAATGACGGAAAAATACAGGGAATCGGAATTTATCGGGAAAGGGGGGTTTGCCCGGGTCTTTAAGGCAAAACGAAAAGACGGTCAGTATGTGGCGGTA containing:
- a CDS encoding serine/threonine-protein kinase, yielding MDSGYANTVKYHKCPSCGADVLSTMQFCVNCGARMPGRTCPHCNAPIIGNPEFCRNCGKSLVPSKKCPKCNIPITGNPEFCRNCGAPLLESRKCPSCGAVISKDAKFCNGCGRVMGQESPTAGIDAALMEKAQELLAMVGRFGTIPDPPNPDMNTYNPSSLKKTVTTMEKFLQTATPDLTISLSRLYLNLATWHKMEIQITNTGKAHAFFVTLGFSSDFETRRIKPITVEAGSTQIVEIGIMPKTQGNIPIEVTLHYKDGNNRDYTRTSDFWIDVQPQSSTPHIFKPEEDMQPSSTPPVTPRTSQPPMTSGPVTMRTLPPEMTEKYRESEFIGKGGFARVFKAKRKDGQYVAVKVPIDLDESTGKSFIAEMQNWTKLSHPNIVKIYDYNIMPFPYFEEELCDSALDKLKKPMGIAQAAWIIFNVCEGLKYAHSLHIIHRDLKPQNILIKNGIPKISDWGLSKIVTDVSSVTTASFTPFYASPEQVTNKSKDQRTDIWQIGVILYELVTGTLPFTGDSMIDIIASIPTKIPQPPGDLNPDAKLIEGIILRCIEKDPAKRYPSVIALQKDLAEFLKIDYQESLRMSIGAKNLRQSAEYCSKLLLANLKSGDLREAYKYATDLVNYSEGEVKERVKELSAQIRIRLDNDMEEVPEEIIEAAELIAHKIGVGLTTL